A stretch of Bacillus pseudomycoides DNA encodes these proteins:
- a CDS encoding DUF4097 family beta strand repeat-containing protein produces MKKTILASILIIVVAGVVFSLKEVGTKSFEKENSFAVDSVEEIEINNENWDVAFKSAESSKVTIAVEGKQEDKKNDPVTMKKDGKKIVVNQKERKEGFAGGFSFGKKATIYISIPKNGVGTITLNNSSGDIKMNDVTTKNIVFSNGSGAEKIEGLSAKKGNFTSKGGELSLKNSSLQELSVASTTGDNYLTNVRSPKTKVTSTDGEVLIKETIEGKSLLVETKSGDIGVSYQEAPTSLQLAANSDSSDIVVSLNGFKKRTNTEKTKEGVIGDASNKVELLSKKGTIYIK; encoded by the coding sequence ATGAAGAAAACGATATTAGCTTCTATTTTAATAATTGTAGTTGCAGGAGTAGTTTTTAGTCTCAAGGAAGTAGGGACAAAGAGTTTTGAAAAAGAAAATTCTTTTGCAGTAGATAGTGTAGAAGAAATAGAAATAAATAACGAAAATTGGGATGTTGCGTTCAAAAGTGCGGAATCAAGCAAAGTAACAATCGCAGTTGAGGGAAAACAGGAAGATAAGAAGAATGATCCTGTAACAATGAAAAAGGATGGAAAGAAAATTGTAGTGAATCAGAAAGAGCGAAAGGAAGGTTTTGCGGGAGGATTCAGTTTTGGAAAGAAAGCTACTATTTATATTTCCATCCCCAAAAATGGAGTAGGTACGATTACATTGAATAATAGCTCTGGTGATATAAAAATGAATGATGTAACGACTAAAAATATTGTATTTTCAAACGGATCTGGTGCTGAAAAGATTGAGGGACTATCAGCAAAAAAAGGTAATTTTACATCAAAAGGTGGGGAACTAAGTTTGAAAAATAGTTCGTTACAGGAACTATCTGTAGCTTCTACTACCGGTGATAACTACCTTACAAATGTAAGGAGCCCTAAGACAAAAGTTACTTCGACAGATGGTGAAGTATTGATTAAAGAGACAATAGAAGGAAAGTCATTACTTGTAGAAACAAAATCAGGAGATATTGGTGTGTCTTATCAAGAAGCTCCAACTTCATTACAGCTTGCTGCTAACAGCGACTCATCCGATATAGTAGTGAGTTTAAATGGATTTAAGAAAAGAACGAATACGGAAAAAACAAAAGAAGGTGTAATTGGTGATGCATCAAATAAGGTGGAGCTTTTAAGCAAAAAAGGCACTATATATATCAAATAA